One Legionella lansingensis genomic region harbors:
- a CDS encoding ferritin-like domain-containing protein — protein MTLRKEILLHWLRDAHAMEKQSEQMLKSQISRLEHYPRLKKRMKLHLEETLFQQEQLEKCIIRLGSHHSMLKDFSAKLIGFSQVAGHMLSSDEVVHGAVDSYVFENLEIASYTSLITAAENADDLETKDICQQILYQEEAMAEWLLGHLPQLVKAFLLRSELSVETAKR, from the coding sequence ATGACATTAAGGAAAGAGATCTTACTACATTGGCTACGTGATGCCCATGCAATGGAAAAACAATCCGAACAGATGCTTAAAAGCCAAATTTCTCGACTGGAACATTATCCGCGTTTAAAAAAGCGCATGAAACTTCATCTCGAAGAAACTCTCTTCCAACAAGAACAACTCGAAAAATGCATTATTCGGCTAGGTAGCCATCATTCTATGCTGAAAGATTTCTCGGCAAAGCTTATCGGCTTTAGCCAAGTTGCCGGTCATATGCTATCCAGCGATGAAGTCGTCCATGGTGCGGTCGATAGTTATGTGTTTGAAAACCTTGAAATTGCTTCTTACACAAGCTTAATTACTGCTGCCGAAAATGCTGATGATCTTGAAACGAAAGATATTTGCCAACAAATCTTGTATCAAGAAGAAGCAATGGCGGAGTGGTTGTTAGGTCATTTACCGCAACTTGTTAAAGCCTTCCTCTTGCGATCTGAACTTTCAGTAGAAACCGCCAAACGCTAA
- a CDS encoding DUF883 family protein, translating to MKKAQAPSRQPQNFHSRPKGTLKESGISEAASVLLYDSRKVLDDSKKVANELYEEGKNRIHEVQNNIKEYSDQIAHRVHEKPLLSLLIAGGVGFLLSMLLRR from the coding sequence ATGAAGAAAGCACAGGCTCCAAGTAGGCAGCCACAAAATTTCCACAGTCGCCCAAAAGGCACATTAAAAGAATCTGGCATTAGCGAAGCAGCTTCGGTCTTATTGTACGATAGTAGAAAGGTATTGGATGATAGTAAAAAGGTGGCTAATGAACTATACGAAGAAGGAAAAAACAGGATTCATGAGGTACAAAACAATATCAAGGAATATTCTGATCAGATTGCACATCGAGTTCATGAAAAACCACTACTATCATTGTTAATTGCAGGTGGCGTAGGTTTTTTATTATCTATGTTACTTCGTCGTTAA
- a CDS encoding hemerythrin domain-containing protein, whose product MSIYTYLRRDHRRVKDLLQQIEELDPDQISLRDELFNKLKTQVILHAKAEEKIFYSPLQRFSLTEEEIKQAREEHAEVEKMLERLSERDFKGAAWFQLFESMANILRHHIIEEETQIFEDAETELSSDKAQEMERAMISEKKAVEKKMDPDLR is encoded by the coding sequence ATGAGCATATATACTTACTTACGAAGAGACCATCGTCGGGTTAAGGATTTGCTGCAGCAAATTGAAGAGTTAGATCCTGACCAAATCTCGCTGCGAGATGAATTATTTAACAAATTAAAAACGCAAGTCATCTTGCATGCAAAAGCAGAAGAGAAGATTTTTTATTCACCATTACAACGATTTTCTTTGACAGAAGAAGAAATCAAACAGGCGCGAGAAGAACATGCTGAGGTTGAAAAGATGTTGGAAAGGCTTTCCGAGCGTGATTTTAAAGGAGCAGCTTGGTTTCAACTCTTTGAAAGCATGGCAAATATATTAAGGCATCATATTATAGAGGAGGAGACTCAAATCTTTGAGGATGCTGAGACAGAATTATCTTCAGATAAAGCTCAAGAGATGGAAAGGGCCATGATAAGCGAAAAGAAGGCCGTTGAGAAAAAAATGGACCCTGACTTAAGATGA
- the egtD gene encoding L-histidine N(alpha)-methyltransferase, which produces MNAKLKMLQDYPHENETTEFMNDVVVGLSRSQKQLSSKYFYDSVGSDLFNQITRHPDYYLTTCEIEILTNLKEELSNVLKNESFNLIELGPGEGIKPRLLIDQFLKDGLSFSYFTIDISKNYLTHLVHQFNQQLPELDIIAINADYLSGMKWLKEQSEKRNIVLFLGSSIGNFDLSISKRFLQNIRSSLHAGDYMLIGFDLRKDIDTLLRAYNDNDGITRAFNLNLLQRINRELQADFDVNLFSHYGTYDVYAGAMKSYLLSLSEQTVTIPPSNKMFSFEKFEPIHVESSYKFLFSQIKMLADTSQFEIIKNYTDPKEYFANSLWQARK; this is translated from the coding sequence ATGAATGCAAAATTAAAAATGCTACAAGATTATCCGCATGAGAATGAGACAACGGAATTCATGAATGATGTCGTTGTTGGTCTTTCGCGCTCTCAAAAGCAACTATCCTCTAAATATTTTTATGATTCAGTGGGATCCGATTTATTCAACCAGATTACTCGCCACCCAGATTACTATCTAACAACATGCGAGATAGAAATTCTCACAAATCTGAAAGAAGAGTTATCCAATGTATTAAAGAATGAATCATTTAATCTAATAGAACTTGGTCCCGGAGAAGGAATTAAACCCAGATTGCTCATCGATCAATTTCTAAAGGATGGTTTATCTTTTAGCTATTTTACCATTGATATCTCAAAAAATTATCTAACCCATCTTGTCCATCAATTTAATCAGCAATTACCTGAGCTTGATATTATTGCTATAAACGCAGATTATCTGAGTGGTATGAAATGGTTAAAAGAGCAGTCTGAGAAGCGTAATATCGTGTTATTCCTCGGCTCGAGCATAGGAAACTTTGATCTTTCAATCTCAAAGCGGTTTTTACAAAATATTCGAAGCTCTTTGCATGCAGGAGATTACATGCTAATTGGTTTTGATTTACGCAAAGACATAGATACCCTGCTGCGAGCTTATAATGATAATGACGGAATCACACGGGCATTCAACCTAAACTTATTGCAGCGAATTAATAGAGAATTACAGGCTGATTTTGATGTGAACCTGTTTTCTCATTATGGGACTTATGATGTTTATGCTGGAGCAATGAAGAGTTATCTCCTCAGCCTCAGTGAGCAGACAGTGACTATACCCCCTTCAAATAAAATGTTTTCCTTTGAAAAATTTGAACCCATCCATGTGGAGTCATCATACAAATTCTTGTTCTCTCAGATCAAAATGCTAGCTGATACTAGTCAGTTCGAAATTATAAAAAATTACACCGATCCAAAAGAGTATTTTGCAAACTCTTTATGGCAAGCTAGGAAATGA
- the egtB gene encoding ergothioneine biosynthesis protein EgtB, giving the protein MLKEELIRRFQQVRKKTEEICQPLFTEDYVIQSMPDVSPPKWHLAHTTWFFETFVLSPYLLTYNVFDASFSYRFNSYYQTIAKPYLRSERGLLSRPTTKVVYAYRDYVNSHILSLLDEISENKFNQIQNLITWGLQHEQQHQELLLMDIKYNFSRDPDFPSYQEEKLSPHYDTSPNTKPSIEVAGGLIEIGHAGRHFCFDNEIPRHQKFLRPYLIAPQLVTNREYLEFIEDNGYVQARWWLADGWDWIVGQKWFAPLYWQKIDSKWHIFTLHGLKALSLAEPVSHISYYEADAYAKWRGYRLPTEEEWEHYVSINAISPHEGNFLETGIYHPQADTSGGNNVPKQFFGDLWEWTASPYSPYPGYKTPEGSLGEYNGKFMNNQVVLRGGCCATPQDHIRASYRNFFQPEKRWQFSGIRLAAYL; this is encoded by the coding sequence ATGCTAAAAGAAGAGCTTATACGCCGCTTTCAGCAAGTACGGAAGAAGACAGAAGAAATTTGTCAACCCCTTTTTACAGAGGATTACGTCATTCAAAGTATGCCAGACGTCAGTCCTCCCAAATGGCATTTAGCTCATACAACTTGGTTTTTTGAAACGTTTGTATTATCACCCTACCTTTTGACTTATAACGTGTTCGATGCTTCATTTAGTTATCGCTTCAATTCTTATTATCAAACAATTGCTAAACCGTATTTACGCTCGGAGCGAGGGTTATTATCACGTCCAACCACTAAAGTGGTATATGCTTATCGCGATTATGTAAACTCGCATATTTTGTCTCTTCTTGATGAGATCTCAGAAAATAAATTTAACCAGATACAAAATTTAATCACTTGGGGTTTACAGCATGAACAACAACATCAAGAGTTGTTGTTAATGGATATTAAATACAACTTTTCACGTGATCCTGATTTCCCTTCCTATCAAGAAGAGAAACTATCACCCCATTACGACACGTCGCCAAATACAAAACCCAGTATTGAAGTAGCCGGTGGACTTATTGAAATTGGTCATGCAGGTAGACATTTTTGTTTTGATAACGAGATCCCACGACATCAAAAATTCTTGCGGCCATATTTGATCGCGCCACAGCTAGTAACTAACAGGGAATACCTGGAATTTATTGAAGACAATGGCTATGTACAAGCAAGATGGTGGTTAGCTGATGGATGGGATTGGATTGTAGGACAAAAATGGTTCGCACCGTTATATTGGCAAAAGATCGATAGTAAATGGCATATCTTTACCTTACATGGCTTGAAAGCGCTGTCCCTTGCTGAGCCTGTTTCTCATATTAGTTATTATGAAGCTGACGCTTACGCCAAATGGCGAGGCTATCGATTACCAACAGAGGAAGAATGGGAACATTATGTCAGCATAAATGCTATTTCTCCACATGAGGGTAACTTCCTGGAAACAGGTATTTACCATCCACAAGCAGACACAAGTGGAGGTAATAATGTCCCCAAGCAGTTTTTTGGAGATCTTTGGGAATGGACTGCCAGTCCATATTCCCCTTACCCTGGCTACAAAACACCTGAAGGTAGTCTAGGGGAATACAACGGGAAATTTATGAATAATCAAGTAGTGCTTCGTGGGGGTTGCTGTGCTACTCCTCAAGATCACATCAGGGCTAGTTATCGCAATTTTTTTCAACCGGAAAAGCGCTGGCAATTTAGCGGAATTCGTTTGGCTGCCTACCTTTAG